The genomic segment TTATGTAAGGGATGCTTTAATAGCTTACTATTTTGGTGTATCAAGTATTACGGATGCCTTCTTTGTAGCCTTTCGGCTTCCCAACACTTTTAGAAGACTGTTTGGAGAAGGAGGGTTTAACGCTGCCTTTGTTCCAATATACGCCAAGAATACAAAGGAGGGAAAAGAAAAGGAGTTTCTCCAATCCACCTTCACGTACTATCTTCTTATAAACCTTTTTACTACCTTGTTGCTCGTCCTTTTTGCGGAGCAGATAATAAGCCTTATAGCGCCAGGAATTAAGGCCAAATCCTACTTTGACTTAGCTGTTTTTATGGGTAAGTGGATATTTCTCTACCTTTTCTTTGTAGGTCTTTCTGCCTTTTTTATGGCTGTTCTGAATACAAAGGGTGTTTTCTTTGTTCCCGCCTTTGCCCAAGCGGTTTTTAATGCTGTCTTTTCCTTAACTATAACCGTTGGTTCTAACAGCCTTGGCTATTACTCGCTCATAGCGGGTGTTCTCGTAGGGGGACTTTTTCAGCTTTTGTTTCATGTTTTCTTTTTAAAAGGCGCTCCTATAGGTATTAGTTTTAAGCGTCATTCGGATGTAAAGCTACTACTCAAAAGACTTTTGCCCGCGTTGATGGGTTTTGGCATAGCCCAACTTTCCTTTTTTATCGATACGTTCTTGGCTTCCTTTTTAGCCCTTGGTTCCATATCTTACCTTTATTACGCTAACCGCATCTTTCAGCTTCCCTTGGGTGCTATATCCGTTGGTATGGCAAACTCTTTGCTCTCTGCCCTTTCCCACGGAGAGGACAAAACAAAAAGCACAACTTTAGCACTTCGCTTTATACTTCTGCTTTCTTTCCCGGCGGTTGTGGGTCTTTTAGTCTTTGCAGAACAAATAGTAGAGCTCTTATACGGTAGGGGAATGTTTTTAGAGAACGACGTTAAAGTGGTTGGCATGGTCCTTCAGGCATACAGCTTAGGTTTGGTCTTCTTCTCCCTTCAAAA from the Thermocrinis sp. genome contains:
- the murJ gene encoding murein biosynthesis integral membrane protein MurJ; translation: MGLIKHSIAFSVATFISRAVGYVRDALIAYYFGVSSITDAFFVAFRLPNTFRRLFGEGGFNAAFVPIYAKNTKEGKEKEFLQSTFTYYLLINLFTTLLLVLFAEQIISLIAPGIKAKSYFDLAVFMGKWIFLYLFFVGLSAFFMAVLNTKGVFFVPAFAQAVFNAVFSLTITVGSNSLGYYSLIAGVLVGGLFQLLFHVFFLKGAPIGISFKRHSDVKLLLKRLLPALMGFGIAQLSFFIDTFLASFLALGSISYLYYANRIFQLPLGAISVGMANSLLSALSHGEDKTKSTTLALRFILLLSFPAVVGLLVFAEQIVELLYGRGMFLENDVKVVGMVLQAYSLGLVFFSLQKALSSVFFARGDTFTPVKASFWGIIFEGLTAYLYAFVLKLGVIGLALGTASSSVFSFAYLLKKTYKIIDWRDIFSGMVKIVFASLLMGWFGFTLKGISLLISIPACALAYFAVLLLLREKLLILALAYGNRLTKKHKGVL